One Solanum pennellii chromosome 9, SPENNV200 DNA segment encodes these proteins:
- the LOC107029208 gene encoding putative kinase-like protein TMKL1 yields MSFVLRGSQQSVSFPKKKKPQETSSSTSFTHHIFHFHSMALLLLSFYIVFFIVLATTSAASDVQLLLQNIKPSLQGNTDNMLLSSWNISVPLCQWRGLKWVFTNGTSLLCSDLSSPQWTSLSLYRNPSLHLVSLQLPSANLSGTLPRELGELSTLKSLYLGVNGLHGSIPLELGYSSSLSDIELSDNSLTGTLPTSIWNLCEKMVSFKIHGNSLSGSLPNPALPDATCKNLQFLDFGQNRFSGDFPVFITRFNGLKELDLGDNNFSGPVPETLAALKLEKLNLSHNNFSGVLPNFGESKFGVDVFEGNNPTLCGHPLGPCSGSSGMSPGAIAGIVIGLMAALVVVASLLIGYFQGKKKRHADEEEEEFEEVEDEEAGCGEGKLILFQGGEHLTLEDVLNATGQVMEKTSYGTIYKAKLADGGTIALRLLREGSCKDGGTCLTVIRQLGRVRHENVIPLRAFYQGKRGEKLLIYDYLPNRNLHELLHESRVGKPVLNWARRHKIALGIARGLAHLHGLETPITHGNVRSKNVLVDEFFVARLTEFGLDKIMIPAVADEIISVAKAEGYKAPELQRMKKCNSRSDVYAFGILLLEILLGKKPGKNGRNGDNVDLPALVKVAVLEETTMEVFDMELLKGIRNPMEEGLVQALRLAMGCCAPVATVRPSMDEVVRQLEENRPRNRSALYSPAETRSGSGTPF; encoded by the exons ATGAGCTTTGTGCTGAGGGGTAGTCAACAAAGTGTCAGCTttcccaaaaagaaaaaacccCAAGAAACAAGTTCTTCCACTTCCTTCACTCATCACATTTTCCACTTCCATTCAATGGCACTTCTTCTTCTCTCCTTCTACATTGTCTTTTTCATAGTCTTAGCTACTACTTCTGCTGCATCTGATGTTCAGCTTCTGTTACAGAACATTAAACCCTCACTTCAGGGTAACACTGATAATATGTTGTTATCTTCATGGAATATTTCAGTTCCTCTTTGTCAATGGAGAGGTCTCAAATGGGTTTTCACCAATGGTACTTCTTTGCTCTGTAGTGACCTATCTTCACCTCAATGGACAAGTCTTTCTCTTTACAGGAACCCATCTTTGCATCTTGTCTCTCTACAGTTACCATCAGCTAATCTCTCTGGAACACTCCCTAGGGAGCTTGGTGAGCTTTCTACACTAAAAAGTCTTTATCTTGGTGTGAATGGACTACATGGGTCCATCCCTCTTGAGCTTGGCTACAGCTCTTCTCTTTCTGATATTGAGTTGAGTGACAATAGTCTTACGGGGACACTTCCAACTTCAATATGGAATCTTTGTGAAAAGATGgtttctttcaagattcatgGTAATTCTTTGTCTGGTTCTCTTCCTAACCCTGCATTACCTGATGCTACTTGTAAGAATTTGCAGTTTCTTGATTTTGGGCAAAATAGGTTTTCTGGGGATTTTCCTGTGTTTATAACTAGGTTTAATGGTCTTAAAGAGCTTGATTTAGGGGATAATAATTTTTCTGGTCCTGTTCCTGAGACATTAGCTGCATTAAAGCTGGAAAAATTGAATCTTTCACATAATAATTTTAGTGGGGTGTTGCCAAATTTTGGGGAATCTAAGTTTGGTGTGGATGTTTTTGAGGGAAATAATCCTACTCTTTGTGGACATCCTTTGGGGCCTTGTAGTGGAAGCTCTGGAATGAGTCCTGGTGCAATTGCTGGTATTGTTATTGGTCTAATGGCTGCATTGGTGGTTGTGGCATCACTATTGATTGGGTATTTTCAAGGGAAAAAGAAGAGACATGCTGATGAAGAAGAGGAGGAATTTGAGGAAGTTGAAGATGAGGAAGCTGGTTGTGGTGAGGGGAAGCTCATCTTGTTTCAGGGAGGTGAGCATCTCACTCTCGAGGATGTGCTGAATGCAACGGGGCAAGTCATGGAGAAGACTAGTTATGGGACTATTTACAAGGCAAAATTAGCTGATGGTGGAACCATTGCTTTGAGGTTGTTGAGGGAAGGCAGTTGTAAGGATGGAGGAACATGTTTAACCGTGATTAGACAGTTGGGAAGAGTTCGACATGAGAATGTAATTCCTTTGAGAGCCTTCTATCAAGGGAAGAGAGGAGAGAAACTTCTCATTTATGATTATCTCCCAAACAGGAATCTTCATGAACTCTTACATG AATCAAGAGTCGGGAAGCCAGTGTTGAATTGGGCTAGAAGACACAAAATAGCATTGGGCATAGCCAGAGGACTAGCACACCTTCATGGTTTGGAAACTCCCATTACTCATGGGAATGTTAGATCAAAGAATGTTcttgttgatgaattcttcgtTGCCAGGCTTACTGAATTCGGACTTGACAAAATAATGATCCCAGCTGTAGCTGATGAAATTATATCAGTTGCAAAAGCCGAAGGTTACAAGGCACCAGAGCTGCAAAGGATGAAGAAGTGCAATTCGAGAAGTGATGTTTACGCCTTTGGTATACTACTATTGGAGATTCTTCTAGGAAAGAAACCTGGTAAGAATGGTAGAAATGGGGACAATGTTGATTTGCCGGCACTAGTTAAAGTGGCAGTTCTGGAAGAAACGACAATGGAGGTATTCGACATGGAGCTTTTGAAGGGAATAAGGAATCCAATGGAAGAAGGTTTAGTGCAGGCGTTGAGACTTGCAATGGGATGTTGTGCTCCTGTTGCTACTGTAAGACCGTCGATGGATGAAGTAGTAAGGCAGTTAGAGGAGAATAGACCTAGAAACCGGTCTGCGTTGTACAGCCCTGCTGAAACTAGGAGTGGAAGTGGTACTCCCTTTTAA